From a region of the Thermus caldilimi genome:
- a CDS encoding cold-shock protein, which produces MKKGTVKWFNAEKGYGFIQQEEGPDVFVHFTAIEAEGFRTLNEGDRVEFEVEAGQGGKGPQAKKVRRL; this is translated from the coding sequence ATGAAGAAGGGTACCGTCAAGTGGTTTAACGCGGAAAAAGGCTACGGGTTCATCCAGCAGGAAGAGGGTCCGGATGTGTTTGTGCACTTCACGGCCATCGAGGCTGAGGGGTTTCGCACCCTGAACGAGGGTGACCGGGTGGAGTTCGAGGTGGAGGCCGGCCAGGGCGGCAAGGGCCCCCAGGCCAAGAAGGTCCGCCGCCTCTAA
- the surE gene encoding 5'/3'-nucleotidase SurE, which produces MRILVSNDDGIFSPGIKALGLAMRALGEVYVVAPDVEQSAVGHGITVRRPLRFKHTASAGFGEIPAYRVDGTPADCVVLGVHLLGRPDLVVSGINIGVNLGLDLTHSGTVAAALEGTSLGIPSIAFSLDTSGEELNFAEAAAWAVRIARRVMEKGLPKGVLLNVNFPAGVPKGVMVTRLSTHHWEDTVVERLDPEGRPYYWIAGTPVGEEEEGTDLFAVRRGYISITPVSLDFTASDLLEEVAHWVREI; this is translated from the coding sequence ATGCGCATCCTGGTTTCCAACGACGACGGCATCTTCTCTCCCGGGATCAAGGCCCTGGGCTTGGCCATGCGGGCTCTGGGGGAGGTTTATGTGGTGGCCCCGGATGTGGAACAGTCCGCGGTGGGCCACGGGATCACCGTGAGGCGGCCCCTACGGTTCAAGCACACCGCCAGCGCGGGCTTCGGGGAGATCCCCGCCTACCGGGTGGACGGCACCCCTGCGGACTGCGTGGTGCTGGGTGTTCACCTTTTGGGCCGGCCCGACCTGGTGGTCTCCGGCATCAACATCGGGGTCAACCTGGGCTTGGACCTCACCCACTCGGGCACGGTGGCCGCGGCTTTGGAGGGTACTTCCTTGGGCATTCCCTCCATCGCCTTCAGCCTGGATACCTCGGGGGAGGAGCTGAACTTCGCCGAGGCGGCGGCGTGGGCGGTGAGGATTGCCCGGCGAGTGATGGAGAAGGGCCTGCCCAAGGGGGTTCTCCTCAACGTGAACTTCCCGGCGGGGGTGCCTAAAGGGGTGATGGTTACCCGGCTTTCCACCCACCACTGGGAGGACACGGTGGTGGAGCGCCTGGATCCCGAGGGCCGGCCCTACTACTGGATTGCCGGCACCCCGGTGGGGGAGGAGGAAGAGGGGACAGACCTCTTTGCGGTGCGCCGGGGGTATATCTCCATCACCCCGGTGAGCCTGGACTTCACCGCATCGGACCTGTTGGAGGAGGTGGCGCATTGGGTGAGGGAAATATGA
- a CDS encoding SAM hydrolase/SAM-dependent halogenase family protein: MRPVFFLSDFGLEDPYVGVVKAVLWEKAPGVPVLDLAHALPPQDLRRAAYALFETLPYLPEQAVVLAVVDPGVGTKRRAIAAIGRRLYVGPDNGLFTLAWLLDPPIRAHEITCISPPSPKGILPLPGWAPGGHTFHGRDLFAPAAAHLALGLAPEELGPEVPAQDLIRLPLALTPGPEGEILTFDRFGNAITTLLEAPLNGLVEVAGKRIPIRQTFGQVGVGEAVAYLGSAGLLEIAVNRGRAKEALGLREGMPVVIFPSPNAPPPPTGPMR, translated from the coding sequence ATGCGCCCCGTCTTCTTCCTCTCCGATTTTGGCCTCGAGGACCCCTACGTGGGCGTGGTCAAGGCGGTGCTCTGGGAAAAAGCCCCCGGGGTACCCGTCCTGGACCTGGCCCACGCCCTACCCCCTCAGGACCTGCGCCGGGCTGCCTATGCCCTTTTTGAGACCCTCCCCTACCTGCCAGAACAGGCGGTGGTCCTGGCGGTGGTGGACCCTGGGGTAGGCACGAAGAGGCGGGCCATCGCCGCCATAGGAAGGCGCCTTTACGTGGGGCCTGACAACGGCCTCTTCACCCTGGCCTGGCTTCTGGACCCACCCATCCGAGCCCACGAAATCACCTGCATCTCCCCCCCAAGCCCCAAGGGCATCCTCCCCCTGCCGGGCTGGGCCCCAGGGGGCCACACCTTCCACGGCCGCGACCTCTTCGCCCCCGCCGCAGCCCACCTGGCCCTAGGGCTGGCTCCGGAGGAGCTTGGACCGGAGGTGCCCGCCCAGGACCTAATACGCCTTCCCCTCGCCCTCACCCCAGGCCCAGAAGGGGAGATCCTCACCTTTGACCGCTTCGGCAACGCCATCACCACCCTCCTCGAGGCTCCCTTGAACGGCCTGGTGGAGGTGGCAGGGAAACGCATCCCGATCCGCCAAACCTTCGGCCAGGTGGGAGTGGGGGAGGCCGTGGCCTACCTGGGAAGCGCCGGGCTTTTGGAAATCGCCGTCAACCGGGGAAGGGCCAAGGAGGCCCTAGGGCTAAGGGAGGGGATGCCCGTGGTCATATTTCCCTCACCCAATGCGCCACCTCCTCCAACAGGTCCGATGCGGTGA
- a CDS encoding tetratricopeptide repeat protein, which translates to MRLIGGLLVLLGLHFLSSALAQGAEEYFARCQRLYQRGALDSAQATCELALTSDPEHRPSLLLLARIHLERGDLAQAESYLGRLGDEPEAQLLRARLLLQKGQAAEVLRLSLPPGPEANLLRAMALEALRQYEEALRLAQGLPPTPEARLLLSRLHLALGRPQEGLAFLGSTPAERLEQGRLLFLSGKPQEAIPILEGLLPELSAQPGLQGQALSLLALAYLGQGQLAQGQAALKQLSALENLPARFLAQAWPWLLVFLVFLLLVLLGESRIEPLRTLEVVEDPLPGPGSLYLTLLGTLLLALLLAAFLGKTLFANALALITPYQKDSILPSFYLFYGLLLFAGLLLQKPFRKRLPALLGPWSSWIEGFWVGPALVLLLFLYGWIREPLGLGTLPLNLLTFLGLALMEPFFRGLVPLVLKERYRDLSPYLTALLFAVAVPGPTFLLLLLGAGLLWAKERAEGTLGLALGWVVAGVILALFPTVWLRNF; encoded by the coding sequence ATGAGGCTTATTGGGGGATTGCTGGTTCTCCTGGGCCTACACTTCCTCTCCTCCGCTTTGGCCCAGGGAGCCGAAGAGTATTTCGCCCGTTGCCAGCGCCTATACCAACGAGGGGCACTGGACAGCGCCCAGGCCACCTGCGAGCTGGCCCTCACCAGCGATCCGGAGCACCGGCCAAGCCTCCTCCTTCTCGCCCGCATCCACCTGGAAAGGGGGGACCTGGCCCAGGCGGAAAGCTACCTGGGACGCCTGGGGGATGAGCCGGAGGCCCAGCTCCTTCGCGCCCGGTTACTGCTGCAAAAGGGCCAGGCCGCCGAGGTGCTCAGGCTTTCCCTCCCCCCGGGGCCTGAGGCCAACCTCCTGCGGGCCATGGCCCTCGAGGCCCTCCGCCAGTATGAGGAAGCCTTGAGGCTGGCCCAAGGCCTGCCCCCCACCCCCGAGGCGCGCCTTTTGCTTTCCCGGCTCCATCTGGCCCTGGGAAGGCCCCAGGAGGGCCTGGCCTTTCTGGGCTCCACCCCAGCGGAAAGGCTGGAGCAAGGCCGCCTCCTCTTCCTCTCGGGGAAGCCCCAGGAGGCCATCCCTATTCTGGAGGGGCTCTTGCCGGAGCTTTCGGCCCAGCCCGGGCTGCAAGGCCAGGCCCTTTCTCTCCTGGCCCTGGCCTACCTGGGGCAGGGCCAGCTTGCCCAGGGGCAGGCGGCCCTGAAGCAGCTTTCTGCCCTGGAAAACCTCCCGGCCCGCTTCCTGGCCCAGGCCTGGCCTTGGCTTCTCGTCTTCCTGGTCTTTTTGCTCCTGGTCCTCCTGGGGGAAAGCCGGATAGAGCCCTTGCGCACCCTCGAGGTGGTGGAGGATCCCCTCCCGGGACCGGGAAGCCTTTACCTGACCCTCCTGGGCACCCTCCTCCTGGCCCTCCTCCTGGCCGCCTTCCTGGGCAAAACCCTTTTCGCCAACGCCCTGGCCCTCATCACCCCTTACCAGAAAGACTCGATCCTCCCCAGCTTTTACCTCTTCTATGGCCTTCTCCTCTTCGCAGGCCTCCTTCTCCAAAAGCCCTTCCGCAAGCGCCTTCCTGCCCTTTTGGGCCCCTGGTCCAGCTGGATCGAGGGGTTTTGGGTGGGGCCGGCCTTGGTCCTCCTCCTCTTCCTCTACGGATGGATCCGGGAGCCCTTGGGGCTAGGCACCCTTCCCTTAAACCTCCTTACCTTTTTGGGCCTAGCCCTCATGGAGCCCTTCTTCCGGGGTCTGGTCCCCTTGGTCCTTAAGGAGCGGTACCGGGACCTTTCCCCCTACCTGACAGCCTTGCTCTTTGCGGTGGCCGTGCCCGGGCCCACCTTCCTTCTCCTCCTCCTGGGGGCAGGCCTCCTCTGGGCCAAGGAGCGGGCGGAGGGCACCCTGGGCCTGGCCTTGGGCTGGGTGGTGGCGGGGGTGATCCTGGCCCTTTTCCCCACCGTCTGGCTCCGGAACTTCTGA
- a CDS encoding trimeric intracellular cation channel family protein → MVEVLVWLGTLVFSATGALKGVEKGFDLLGVLVLATVTAVGGGSIRDVLVGTLPPTALRNEPLLWSVVLTGLLVFRFHPRVQAMERLIYYLDTLGLGLFAALGAERGVEAGLGPFGVALAGTLSGVGGGVLRDVLSGEVPGILYRAGDLYASAALVGALVVYALYGTHPEGALFAGTLATVLLRIFGRRLGLRLPTPK, encoded by the coding sequence ATGGTTGAGGTCCTGGTCTGGCTCGGCACCCTGGTCTTCTCCGCCACCGGAGCCTTGAAGGGGGTGGAAAAGGGCTTTGACCTCCTTGGGGTTCTGGTGCTGGCCACGGTGACCGCGGTGGGGGGCGGGTCCATCCGCGACGTCCTGGTAGGCACCCTTCCCCCCACGGCCCTGAGGAACGAACCCCTCTTGTGGAGCGTGGTCCTCACGGGGCTTCTTGTCTTCCGCTTCCACCCCAGGGTACAAGCCATGGAACGGCTCATCTACTACCTGGATACCCTGGGCCTAGGCCTCTTCGCTGCCTTGGGGGCGGAGCGGGGTGTAGAGGCGGGGCTTGGCCCCTTCGGCGTAGCCCTGGCAGGTACCCTCTCAGGGGTGGGGGGAGGAGTGCTACGGGACGTGCTCTCCGGAGAGGTGCCGGGCATCCTCTACCGGGCGGGGGACCTCTACGCCTCCGCTGCTCTGGTGGGAGCGCTTGTGGTCTACGCCCTCTACGGCACCCATCCGGAAGGGGCCCTTTTCGCCGGGACCCTGGCCACCGTGCTTTTGCGCATCTTCGGGAGGCGGCTCGGTCTTAGGCTCCCCACCCCAAAGTAA
- the ispF gene encoding 2-C-methyl-D-erythritol 2,4-cyclodiphosphate synthase gives MRIGYGEDSHRLIEGKPLHLCGLLIPSPQGALAHSDGDAPLHALTDALLAAFGLGDIGLLFPDTDPKWRGARSKVFLKEALRLVEERGGRLIQVSLAIILDQPKLSPHRQGLSENLSRLLGLPLDRIGLTFKTSEGLAVAHVQARAVVLLDG, from the coding sequence ATGCGCATCGGCTACGGGGAGGATAGCCACCGCCTTATAGAAGGGAAGCCCCTCCATCTCTGCGGCCTCTTGATTCCAAGCCCCCAAGGGGCCCTGGCCCACTCGGATGGGGACGCTCCCCTGCATGCCCTCACCGACGCCTTGCTCGCCGCCTTTGGCCTTGGGGATATCGGCCTCCTCTTCCCCGACACCGACCCCAAGTGGCGAGGAGCCCGCAGCAAGGTCTTTCTAAAGGAGGCCCTCCGCCTCGTTGAGGAAAGGGGAGGAAGGCTGATCCAGGTAAGCCTGGCCATCATCCTGGACCAGCCCAAGCTTTCCCCCCACCGGCAGGGCCTTTCGGAAAATCTTTCCCGGCTTCTTGGCCTGCCCCTGGACCGCATCGGCCTTACCTTCAAGACCTCGGAGGGCCTGGCGGTAGCGCACGTGCAGGCCCGGGCGGTGGTGCTTTTGGATGGTTGA
- a CDS encoding HD domain-containing protein, producing the protein MPSFAEALALMEAWTESESLRRHMRAVEVAMRAYARRFGEDEELWAMAGVLHDMDYEKSPEEHPYRGVEELRRLGYPEEVLEAILGHASYTGVPRRTLMAKALFAVDELTGLITAAVYVRPDRSILGLELPSLKKKFKDKAFAKGVNREEIRMGAEDLGLSLDEHMAFVLEAMKGEAELLGLK; encoded by the coding sequence ATGCCGAGCTTTGCGGAAGCCCTAGCCCTCATGGAAGCTTGGACGGAAAGCGAGTCCCTGAGGCGGCACATGCGGGCGGTAGAGGTGGCCATGCGGGCCTATGCCCGCCGCTTCGGGGAGGACGAGGAGCTTTGGGCCATGGCCGGGGTCCTGCACGACATGGACTACGAGAAGTCCCCGGAGGAGCACCCCTACCGGGGGGTGGAGGAACTGAGGCGCCTGGGCTACCCCGAGGAGGTCCTGGAGGCCATCCTGGGCCATGCCTCTTACACCGGGGTACCCCGCAGAACCCTGATGGCCAAGGCCCTCTTCGCGGTGGACGAGCTTACGGGCTTGATCACCGCCGCGGTCTACGTGCGCCCGGACCGCTCCATCCTGGGCCTGGAGCTTCCAAGCCTCAAGAAGAAGTTCAAGGACAAGGCCTTCGCCAAGGGGGTGAACCGGGAAGAGATCCGGATGGGGGCCGAGGACCTGGGCCTTTCCCTGGACGAGCACATGGCCTTTGTCCTCGAGGCCATGAAGGGGGAAGCGGAGCTACTGGGCCTAAAATAG
- a CDS encoding FUN14 domain-containing protein has product MELPDLSPYLGQVTFGGLAGYAVGYALKKLGRLLAVALGLLFVAVQLLAQAGYIQVDWTRIQKDVEPLLQQPGLQSLWERLLKTLTYNLPFGASFVGGLLLGLRAG; this is encoded by the coding sequence GTGGAGCTACCCGACCTAAGCCCTTACCTGGGGCAGGTGACCTTTGGCGGCCTGGCGGGCTACGCGGTGGGCTACGCCTTGAAAAAGCTGGGCCGCCTCCTGGCCGTGGCCCTCGGCCTCCTCTTCGTGGCCGTGCAGCTTTTGGCCCAGGCGGGCTATATCCAGGTGGACTGGACCCGCATCCAGAAGGATGTGGAGCCTCTCCTCCAACAACCAGGCCTGCAAAGCCTATGGGAGCGGCTTCTCAAGACCCTCACCTACAACCTCCCCTTCGGGGCTAGCTTCGTAGGGGGGTTGCTCTTGGGCCTCCGGGCGGGGTAG
- a CDS encoding asparaginase, producing the protein MNAWVYVYRGQEVENRHRVSLAIHGPEGLLAYAGNPGLWAYMRSSAKPFQALALFLTGAVERFGLTEEEVALATASHDGTSRHVAVASGFLAKLGLGPEALVCGVHPPFSPEARKALEAAGLKPTPLHHNCSGKHAGMLAAALALGASPEGYENPDHPVQVLNRKTLRELSGMEPLLAIDGCSVPTFSLPLSRAARAFYLLAVPERALEAYREPLRKVQQIMRRHPELVAGPGSIDTLLMERLPVVAKRGADGYYGLALLESPKGPLGVALKVEDGSTQAREVAVVALLRLLGLDPGPTPWDQPERRNYRGLPVGHLKAHLELTWL; encoded by the coding sequence GTGAACGCTTGGGTCTACGTCTACCGCGGCCAAGAGGTGGAAAACCGGCACCGGGTTTCCCTGGCCATCCACGGGCCGGAGGGCCTACTGGCCTATGCGGGAAACCCTGGGTTATGGGCCTACATGCGCTCCTCGGCCAAGCCCTTCCAGGCCCTGGCCCTCTTCCTCACAGGGGCGGTGGAGCGGTTTGGCCTCACGGAAGAGGAAGTGGCCCTGGCCACCGCCAGCCACGACGGCACTTCTCGCCATGTGGCGGTGGCTTCCGGCTTCCTGGCCAAGCTGGGCCTCGGTCCCGAGGCCCTGGTCTGCGGGGTGCACCCTCCCTTTTCCCCGGAGGCCCGCAAGGCTTTGGAAGCGGCCGGGCTAAAGCCCACCCCCCTTCACCACAACTGCTCGGGAAAACACGCAGGCATGCTGGCCGCCGCCCTGGCCCTGGGGGCGAGTCCCGAAGGCTACGAGAACCCCGACCATCCGGTCCAGGTCCTGAACCGGAAGACCCTGAGGGAGCTTTCCGGGATGGAGCCCCTCCTGGCCATTGACGGGTGTAGCGTCCCCACTTTTTCCCTACCCCTTTCCCGGGCTGCCCGGGCCTTTTACCTCCTGGCGGTGCCGGAAAGGGCCCTCGAGGCGTACCGGGAACCCCTTCGCAAGGTGCAGCAGATCATGCGCCGCCACCCCGAGCTGGTGGCAGGGCCCGGGAGCATAGACACCCTCCTGATGGAGCGCCTGCCGGTGGTGGCCAAGCGGGGAGCCGACGGCTACTACGGCCTGGCCCTCCTGGAAAGCCCCAAAGGGCCCTTAGGCGTGGCCCTCAAGGTGGAGGACGGCTCGACCCAGGCCCGGGAGGTGGCGGTGGTGGCCCTTCTCCGGCTTCTGGGCTTGGATCCTGGGCCCACCCCCTGGGACCAGCCCGAACGCAGGAACTACCGGGGGCTGCCGGTAGGTCATCTAAAGGCCCACCTGGAGCTCACCTGGCTTTAG
- a CDS encoding DUF309 domain-containing protein, producing the protein MEALGEAWHLFLEGQYFEAHEVLEEAWREAQGEKRRFLQGLILLAAALHQAKSGRRGLRNLKKAERKLLGFPSPYLGLDWRPLFEEARRRLGA; encoded by the coding sequence GTGGAAGCCTTGGGTGAGGCCTGGCACCTCTTTCTAGAGGGCCAATACTTTGAAGCCCACGAGGTCCTAGAGGAAGCCTGGCGGGAGGCACAGGGAGAGAAACGGCGCTTTTTGCAGGGGCTCATCCTCCTGGCGGCGGCCCTGCACCAGGCCAAGAGCGGGCGGAGAGGCCTGAGGAACCTAAAAAAGGCGGAAAGGAAACTCCTGGGCTTCCCCTCCCCCTACCTCGGCCTGGACTGGCGGCCCCTTTTTGAGGAAGCCCGGCGTAGACTTGGGGCGTGA
- a CDS encoding substrate-binding domain-containing protein produces the protein MRFALAPLLLALASVPALGLRLATTTSVYDSGLLDRLLPAFERATGVRVEVLAVGTGQALRLAERKDVDGVLVHAPDLEGEALKRGIIAQPFCLAQNSFLLVGPQRDPARIREVGDVLEALRRIARAQAPFVSRGDRSGTHLKELELWRKAGITPQGGWYLESGAGMGQTLVLAAEKGAYTLSDLATHLTLGRKLGLEALYRREDPLLLNQYTYYLVPRGAKAKEAETLRRFLATEEAARLVEGLRVEGSPLFKPLRGRCIIPEGGGR, from the coding sequence ATGCGCTTTGCCCTGGCGCCCCTCCTGCTGGCCCTGGCTTCGGTTCCCGCCCTGGGGCTTAGGCTCGCCACCACCACCAGCGTCTACGACTCGGGGCTTTTGGACCGGCTTTTGCCGGCCTTTGAGCGGGCCACGGGGGTTCGGGTGGAGGTTTTGGCCGTGGGCACGGGGCAGGCTTTGCGGCTGGCCGAGCGCAAGGATGTGGATGGGGTCCTGGTCCATGCCCCGGACCTCGAGGGGGAAGCCTTGAAGCGCGGTATCATCGCCCAGCCCTTCTGCCTGGCCCAGAATAGCTTCCTCCTGGTGGGGCCCCAAAGGGATCCCGCCCGGATCCGGGAGGTGGGGGATGTCCTGGAGGCCTTGCGGCGGATCGCCCGGGCCCAGGCCCCCTTCGTGTCCCGGGGGGACCGCTCGGGCACCCACCTGAAGGAGCTGGAGCTCTGGCGGAAGGCAGGCATAACCCCCCAAGGGGGCTGGTACCTGGAGTCAGGGGCGGGCATGGGTCAGACCCTGGTTCTGGCGGCGGAGAAGGGAGCCTATACCCTCTCCGACCTGGCCACCCACCTTACCCTGGGCCGCAAGCTGGGCTTGGAGGCCCTTTATCGGCGGGAGGATCCCCTTCTCCTGAACCAGTACACCTACTACCTGGTGCCCCGTGGGGCCAAGGCGAAGGAGGCGGAAACCCTTCGCCGCTTCCTGGCCACGGAGGAGGCGGCCCGGTTGGTGGAGGGTTTGCGGGTGGAGGGGAGCCCGCTCTTTAAGCCCTTGAGGGGGCGGTGTATCATCCCCGAGGGTGGAGGCCGCTGA
- a CDS encoding ABC transporter permease, with product MEAAELLEISWRSLWVAGLATLLAALPAVPLGLWLALKGGGGIFGRILLYAGLALPSVVVGLFFYLLLSRSGPLGSLGLLYTPYAMVLAEVVLAFPLIAAFVLSGARGRVEEVRLLVRSLGGKEGQVLPTLFWESRRTLAAALAAGFGGAISEVGAATLVGGDIRHHTRVLTTAIVVETRKGELESALALGFILLGVALLVTALLVVLERE from the coding sequence GTGGAGGCCGCTGAGCTTTTAGAAATCTCCTGGCGCAGCCTCTGGGTAGCGGGGCTTGCCACCTTGTTGGCAGCTCTTCCCGCTGTGCCCTTGGGGCTTTGGCTGGCCTTGAAGGGGGGTGGGGGGATTTTCGGGCGGATTCTCCTTTACGCCGGCCTCGCCCTCCCCTCCGTGGTGGTGGGCCTTTTCTTTTACCTCCTTCTTTCCCGCTCGGGCCCTTTGGGATCCTTGGGTCTCCTCTACACCCCCTACGCCATGGTGCTGGCGGAGGTGGTCTTGGCTTTTCCCCTCATTGCCGCCTTCGTGCTTTCGGGGGCCAGGGGTAGGGTGGAGGAGGTGCGGCTTCTAGTGCGGAGCCTGGGGGGTAAGGAGGGCCAGGTGCTTCCCACCCTGTTTTGGGAGAGCCGCCGCACCTTGGCCGCCGCCTTGGCTGCCGGCTTCGGCGGGGCCATCAGCGAGGTGGGGGCGGCCACCTTGGTGGGCGGGGACATCCGTCACCACACCCGGGTCCTCACCACGGCCATCGTGGTGGAAACCCGCAAGGGGGAGCTGGAAAGCGCCTTGGCCCTGGGGTTTATTCTCCTGGGGGTGGCCCTCTTGGTCACCGCCCTGCTGGTTGTCTTGGAGCGGGAATGA
- a CDS encoding ATP-binding cassette domain-containing protein, which translates to MSPVLKAQGLVHRYGAFRLEVPYLEVHPGEILAVLGPSGSGKTTLLRLLAGLLSPEEGQVEGKFRAYLPQTPPLLRRSVLENAAFGLLLRGVPRRQALARAAGLLEQVGLEGKARQPAHLLSGGEVVRLALARTLLVEPAALLLDEPTASLDPANTLKVEALLQEAAKEGRGVVLATHDLFQVRRLAHRVVFLFQGQVVEEAPVGRFFQSPKDFRSQAFLEGRLLP; encoded by the coding sequence ATGAGTCCGGTTTTGAAGGCCCAGGGGTTGGTCCACCGCTACGGGGCTTTCCGCCTCGAGGTTCCCTACCTCGAGGTCCACCCCGGGGAGATCCTGGCGGTCCTAGGGCCTTCGGGAAGCGGCAAAACCACCCTCCTCCGCCTCCTTGCCGGCCTCCTGTCCCCAGAGGAGGGTCAGGTGGAGGGGAAGTTCCGGGCCTACCTGCCCCAGACCCCACCCCTTCTTCGGCGTAGCGTCCTGGAAAACGCTGCCTTTGGCCTGTTGCTCCGGGGGGTGCCCCGGCGCCAGGCCCTGGCCCGGGCTGCCGGGCTCCTGGAACAGGTGGGTTTGGAGGGCAAGGCCCGTCAGCCCGCCCATCTCCTCTCCGGAGGGGAGGTGGTGCGCCTGGCCCTGGCCAGGACGCTTCTGGTGGAGCCTGCGGCCCTGCTACTGGACGAGCCCACCGCCAGCCTGGATCCCGCCAACACCCTTAAGGTGGAGGCCTTGCTCCAGGAGGCGGCCAAAGAGGGGCGGGGGGTGGTCCTGGCCACCCACGACCTCTTCCAGGTGCGCAGGCTGGCCCATCGGGTGGTCTTCCTCTTCCAGGGCCAGGTGGTGGAAGAAGCCCCTGTGGGCCGGTTTTTCCAAAGTCCAAAGGACTTTAGGAGCCAGGCCTTTTTGGAGGGGCGGTTGCTTCCTTAA
- a CDS encoding ubiquitin-like small modifier protein 1 gives MPKVNLYATFRDLVGKGQVQVGGRTVGEVLEALIQAYPALKEELFEGEDLAERVSVFLEGRDVRYLNGLATPLTEEATLDLFPPVAGGTFARRFGALPAWLLERYLREWGGRKLGEGVYALPGAQVRFAEAEPLRVGSLSLPQIEVEVEGEAAEAWFGRIRLAAARGGG, from the coding sequence ATGCCTAAGGTGAACCTGTACGCCACCTTCCGGGACCTGGTGGGCAAGGGCCAGGTCCAGGTGGGGGGAAGGACGGTCGGGGAGGTTTTGGAGGCCCTGATCCAGGCCTATCCGGCCCTAAAGGAGGAGCTCTTTGAAGGTGAGGACCTGGCCGAGCGGGTATCGGTTTTCCTGGAGGGCCGGGATGTGCGCTACCTAAACGGGCTTGCCACCCCCTTGACGGAGGAAGCCACCTTGGACCTCTTCCCCCCGGTGGCGGGCGGAACCTTTGCCCGGCGCTTCGGGGCTTTGCCCGCCTGGCTCTTGGAAAGATACCTCAGGGAATGGGGCGGGAGAAAGCTGGGGGAGGGAGTCTACGCCCTCCCCGGGGCCCAGGTGCGCTTCGCCGAGGCGGAACCCTTAAGGGTGGGAAGCCTTTCCCTCCCCCAGATCGAGGTAGAGGTGGAAGGGGAGGCGGCGGAGGCCTGGTTCGGCCGGATCCGCCTGGCGGCGGCCCGGGGAGGCGGTTAA